The Bubalus bubalis isolate 160015118507 breed Murrah chromosome 16, NDDB_SH_1, whole genome shotgun sequence genome window below encodes:
- the LOC123329590 gene encoding olfactory receptor 4A47-like produces MEERKKVSEFVLLGLTQSIQGQGILFVVFLLIYIATMVGNLLIVLTVVLSPTLDSPMYFFLGYLSLMDAFYSTSITPNTIIDLLYEKKTISFQACMTQLFTEHLFSGAEVFLLVFMAYDRYLAICKPLHYLTIVNQRVCVLMLLLAWVGGFLHALLHIIFFCNLPFCGPNVTDHFGCDTYPLLKLACTDTHITAVTVVANDGAICVTIFTFLLISYGVILRSLKNLSKEGKHKALSTCGSHITVVVLFFVPCILTYVRPPVTLPIDKYFVVFYTIVTPMLNPLIYTLRNGEMQNAMKKLWIRRKQ; encoded by the coding sequence atggaagaaaggaaaaaagtaagtgAGTTTGTCCTCTTGGGGCTCACTCAGAGCATCCAGGGGCAGGGAATTTTATTTGTCGTGTTCTTGCTCATATACATCGCGACCATGGTGGGCAACCTACTCATTGTCCTGACTGTGGTACTCAGCCCAACATTGGATTCCCCTATGTACTTCTTTCTTGGCTACTTATCACTTATGGATGCTTTTTATTCTACTTCAATCACCCCAAATACAATTATAGACTTACTCTATGAGAAGAAAACCATTTCATTTCAAGCTTGCATGACCCAGCTTTTTACAGAGCATCTATTTAGTGGTGCTGAGGTTTTTCTCCTGGTTttcatggcctatgaccgctacctGGCCATCTGCAAACCCTTGCATTATTTGACAATCGTGAATCAGAGAGTGTGTGTTCTGATGCTGCTATTGGCTTGGGTTGGTGGGTTTTTACATGCTCTACTTCATATCATTTTCTTTTGCAACCTTCCGTTCTGTGGCCCTAATGTCACTGACCACTTCGGGTGTGACACGTATCCTTTGTTAAAACTGGCCTGCACTGACACCCACATTACCGCCGTCACAGTGGTTGCCAATGATGGGGCGATCTGTGTGACCATTTTCACATTCTTACTCATCTCCTATGGGGTCATTCTGCGCTCCTTGAAGAATCTCAGTAAGGAAGGGAAGCATAAAGCCTTATCCACCTGTGGCTCCCACATTACAGTGGTGGTCCTCTTCTTTGTGCCCTGTATTTTAACGTATGTGAGACCTCCTGTTACCTTACCCATTGATAAATACTTCGTTGTGTTTTACACCATTGtcacccccatgctgaaccctctAATCTATACTCTGAGAAATGGAGAGATGCAAAATGCCATGAAAAAGCTATGGatcagaagaaaacaatga